Proteins found in one Zea mays cultivar B73 chromosome 1, Zm-B73-REFERENCE-NAM-5.0, whole genome shotgun sequence genomic segment:
- the LOC100216980 gene encoding uncharacterized protein isoform X1, with the protein MPLSHRNLLLFIPSVIVLVVTSAAALSVSTPVELTVTSHPPASVHLPHARPLAGGGTAGPYCTRVLLQGRPSRIRDPSRFFHALRLRANATRPHGLELCFHRNATVGPCKCAASQWQKMPKSGLWMQVISPYDYRILDFRMPADPSRSVVVSTEEEFLLHRVVFFVVGLVLMVVAHTLSESVVFYYGGAMTIGIFLVILIILFQGMKLLPTGRKSSLAIFAYSSVVGMTTYFLHYLSGMLRSVLVEIGIAEDMHNPLGIFALVCVVLAGAWFGYWGVRKLVLAEDGSVDEGVAYFVEWAILIVSAVMILQSSLDYLFAFAALIFCVIIKAIARIEGKSKVLHYIFGNSSRYGDFFEDYSSMNGGRQDGKLHGGYQRRTESRNSPLAASPGSAKSLSQGVARDSFYSTFHTTPERRKFSKEEYEAFTREETKKAMKQLLSSPDFNRWALANADRISVAPPGGNYSSSNSNQQRHRFLGLF; encoded by the exons atgcCTCTGTCACACCGGAACCTCCTCCTCTTCATTCCCTCTGTCATCGTTCTCGTTGTCACCTCCGCCGCCGCCCTATCCGTCTCCACCCCGGTTGAGCTCACAG TCACCTCGCATCCGCCGGCCTCCGTCCACCTCCCGCACGCGCGACCCCTCGCCGGTGGCGGTACCGCCGGGCCCTACTGCACGCGTGTTCTCCTCCAAGGCCGCCCCTCCCGCATCCGCGACCCGTCTCGCTTCTTCCACGCGCTTCGACTCCGCGCCAACGCCACCCGCCCCCACGGCCTCGAGCTCTGCTTCCACAG AAATGCCACAGTGGGGCCATGCAAGTGCGCCGCGTCCCAATGGCAGAAAATGCCCAAGAGCGGGCTCTGGATGCAGGTCATCTCACCATACGACTACCGGATTCTTGATTTCCGAATGCCTGCTGACCCTTCGAGGTCTGTTGTGGTGTCCACTGAGGAAG AATTCTTGCTCCACAGGGTGGTGTTCTTTGTCGTAGGATTGGTGCTCATGGTGGTGGCACACACATTGAGCGAGTCTGTAGTGTTCTACTATGGTGGAGCAATGACTATTGGCATTTTCCTTGTGATACTGATTATACTCTTTCAG GGAATGAAGCTTTTACCAACTGGTAGAAAGAGTTCTCTTGCTATTTTTGCATACTCCTCAGTC GTTGGCATGACGACATATTTTCTTCACTATTTGTCGGGTATGCTGCGCTCAGTTCTTGTGGAAATTGGGATTGCTGAAGACATGCATAATCCT CTTGGAATATTCGCTCTAGTATGTGTCGTCTTAGCTGGAGCCTGGTTTGGTTACTGGGGTGTCCGTAAACTTGTCCTGGCAGAAGATGGATCTGTTGATGAGGGTGTGGCTTATTTTGTTGAGTGGGCTATCTTGATTGTTTCAGCTGTTATGATCCTCCAG AGTTCTCTGGACTATCTCTTTGCCTTTGCAGCTCTAATCTTCTGTGTAATCATCAAAGCGATTGCAAGAATTGAAGGAAAGTCAAAAGTTTTACACTATATATTCGG TAATTCATCTCGTTATGGAGATTTCTTTGAAGACTATTCTAGCATGAATGGAGGTCGCCAAGATGGCAAGCTTCATGGTGGATACCAGAGACGTACAGAGAGTAGAAACTCTCCTCTTGCAG CTTCTCCAGGCTCAGCAAAGTCATTGTCGCAAGGTGTTGCTAGGGACAGCTTCTATTCAACGTTTCACACCACCCCAGAGAGGAGGAAATTCTCCAAAGAGGAATACGAAGCATTCACGAGAGAGGAGACAAAGAAAGCTATGAAGCAACTGTTGTCCTCACCGGATTTCAACAGGTGGGCGTTGGCTAACGCGGACAGAATATCTGTGGCTCCACCAGGAGGAAActacagcagcagcaacagcaaccaGCAGCGACATCGTTTCTTGGGACTGTTTTAA
- the LOC100216980 gene encoding uncharacterized protein LOC100216980 precursor (The RefSeq protein has 1 substitution compared to this genomic sequence), whose translation MPLSHRNLLLFIPSVIVLVVTSAAALSVSTPVELTVTSHPPASVHLPHARPLAGGGTAGPYCTRVLLQGRPSRIRDPSRFFHALRLRANATRPHGLELCFHRNATVGPCKCAASQWQKMPKSGLWMQVISPYDYRILDFRMPADPSRSVVVSTEEEFLLHRVVFFVVGLVLMVVAHTLSESVVFYYGGAMTIGIFLVILIILFQGMKLLPTGRKSSLAIFAYSSVVGMTTYFLHYLSGMLRSVLVEIGIAEDMHNPLGIFALVCVVLAGAWFGYWGVRKLVLAEDGSVDEGVAYFVEWAILIVSAVMILQSSLDYLFAFAALIFCVIIKAIARIEGKSKVLHYIFGNSSRYGDFFEDYSSMNGGRQDGKLQGGYQRRTESRNSPLAGSAKSLSQGVARDSFYSTFHTTPERRKFSKEEYEAFTREETKKAMKQLLSSPDFNRWALANADRISVAPPGGNYSSSNSNQQRHRFLGLF comes from the exons atgcCTCTGTCACACCGGAACCTCCTCCTCTTCATTCCCTCTGTCATCGTTCTCGTTGTCACCTCCGCCGCCGCCCTATCCGTCTCCACCCCGGTTGAGCTCACAG TCACCTCGCATCCGCCGGCCTCCGTCCACCTCCCGCACGCGCGACCCCTCGCCGGTGGCGGTACCGCCGGGCCCTACTGCACGCGTGTTCTCCTCCAAGGCCGCCCCTCCCGCATCCGCGACCCGTCTCGCTTCTTCCACGCGCTTCGACTCCGCGCCAACGCCACCCGCCCCCACGGCCTCGAGCTCTGCTTCCACAG AAATGCCACAGTGGGGCCATGCAAGTGCGCCGCGTCCCAATGGCAGAAAATGCCCAAGAGCGGGCTCTGGATGCAGGTCATCTCACCATACGACTACCGGATTCTTGATTTCCGAATGCCTGCTGACCCTTCGAGGTCTGTTGTGGTGTCCACTGAGGAAG AATTCTTGCTCCACAGGGTGGTGTTCTTTGTCGTAGGATTGGTGCTCATGGTGGTGGCACACACATTGAGCGAGTCTGTAGTGTTCTACTATGGTGGAGCAATGACTATTGGCATTTTCCTTGTGATACTGATTATACTCTTTCAG GGAATGAAGCTTTTACCAACTGGTAGAAAGAGTTCTCTTGCTATTTTTGCATACTCCTCAGTC GTTGGCATGACGACATATTTTCTTCACTATTTGTCGGGTATGCTGCGCTCAGTTCTTGTGGAAATTGGGATTGCTGAAGACATGCATAATCCT CTTGGAATATTCGCTCTAGTATGTGTCGTCTTAGCTGGAGCCTGGTTTGGTTACTGGGGTGTCCGTAAACTTGTCCTGGCAGAAGATGGATCTGTTGATGAGGGTGTGGCTTATTTTGTTGAGTGGGCTATCTTGATTGTTTCAGCTGTTATGATCCTCCAG AGTTCTCTGGACTATCTCTTTGCCTTTGCAGCTCTAATCTTCTGTGTAATCATCAAAGCGATTGCAAGAATTGAAGGAAAGTCAAAAGTTTTACACTATATATTCGG TAATTCATCTCGTTATGGAGATTTCTTTGAAGACTATTCTAGCATGAATGGAGGTCGCCAAGATGGCAAGCTTCATGGTGGATACCAGAGACGTACAGAGAGTAGAAACTCTCCTCTTGCAG GCTCAGCAAAGTCATTGTCGCAAGGTGTTGCTAGGGACAGCTTCTATTCAACGTTTCACACCACCCCAGAGAGGAGGAAATTCTCCAAAGAGGAATACGAAGCATTCACGAGAGAGGAGACAAAGAAAGCTATGAAGCAACTGTTGTCCTCACCGGATTTCAACAGGTGGGCGTTGGCTAACGCGGACAGAATATCTGTGGCTCCACCAGGAGGAAActacagcagcagcaacagcaaccaGCAGCGACATCGTTTCTTGGGACTGTTTTAA